A genome region from Natronosalvus rutilus includes the following:
- a CDS encoding ATPase, T2SS/T4P/T4SS family, with amino-acid sequence MATEDVDQTDPGAVTEGGDSGSASGSDTQTTHEPTRGADVRVGAYTWADFMTEYGYEDEISILYPHGVSGPDDQLGLDTDGSTESTAPYGADWERIEFDPEAHLGYDPDELPDLIGEVFQPNGDRLQDIFLTYVDPETTPVLKDFYTWEHYKWEYYYDEDGSRPRDGSGEIESFDEEEALGFDPDDIRRKLHQGGQAAMELDDVIEERTVNVSEDLDEDKFFSTEIGDTTVVNRYDLEKAVPFAKKRHYREVERYWVNKPYAFVIIFHSEKENEKKYYAVEPHLNPIEEELRDFLGGKLRTAIKYSDDGIKHTADLDGRREVIEEETRRLLKRYDLFEKSSGKTTKGIIESLRTLLEDEDETPTTADLYLEGTAARPEPAILEDDPDTLTEYQVEKLLYLLKRNFLGYERIDPIKHDINVEDISCDGYNSPVFVYHSGYEQVISNIYHGESELDDFVVKLAQRSGKGISKRLPQVDTTLPDGSRAQLTLGKEVSDHGTNYTIRQFKDVPFTPVDLINWNTFSLDEMAYLWLAIENHKSLIFAGGTASGKTTSLNAVSLFIPSNTKIVSIEDTREVELPQRNWIASVTRPSFADDDQGDVDEFDLLRAALRQRPDYLVMGEIRGEEGRTLFQVMSTGHTTYTTFHADSVDEVLKRFTTDPINVSKTMFTALDLVSIQTQTRVQGQKVRRNKSLTEINHYEAEHDEINVQDVYQWQAETDEYLKMGDSNTLEEIKFDRGWNDEKLRTELFKRQVILAYLIKNGLNTYSEVAATVQAFINDQETILTLIANSQLENSLEDLQEMESVLIDVDPEKEELVPRPDSTTETYNLSTDILERAEESLFEEYRGQVPSGLASALGDVEQADPIEVDRADVDDFDFGGEVDEDVSDDEWDLGDGSTEFAFDSGDGPAWLNDDGDFATADASDGTAAEASSTPADSTSEAPTASASAPELEAGPAETSTAVPDESTSSRSTDEVQPATGSDETASEASQPAPDSGPEDGEEVTAQQADSGTAAAADHDTSGKPSSAAGTSAEADASAATDTSTTTDTSATAETSTTADSSATADTSVTSSTSTATPPETADEGDGTLEGLFSDMGSTLERLEEGPSTETRTETHSKPGPDTSGFDAMFPDRDLDSIFGSGPVADDVDSSSNDAGSDADGSSDDTPAEAPQGSIFDEDDGSIFDDENQTTGAGAGDGPADSSTGTDTVDSNDGNGSIFGDDGGDSIFSDDDDDASDGIDGSVSGSIFSEDGDDEAADDDAEADDA; translated from the coding sequence ATGGCTACTGAGGATGTCGACCAAACCGATCCGGGTGCGGTCACTGAGGGTGGTGACTCGGGATCGGCGTCGGGGTCGGATACGCAGACGACACACGAGCCGACTCGAGGCGCCGACGTTCGGGTCGGAGCGTACACGTGGGCCGATTTCATGACGGAGTACGGCTACGAGGACGAAATCTCGATTCTCTATCCCCACGGGGTGAGCGGCCCCGACGATCAGCTCGGGCTCGATACCGACGGCTCGACGGAGTCGACTGCGCCCTACGGCGCCGACTGGGAGCGCATCGAGTTCGATCCGGAGGCCCATCTGGGCTACGATCCGGACGAACTGCCGGACCTGATCGGCGAGGTATTTCAGCCGAACGGGGACCGTCTCCAGGACATCTTTCTCACCTACGTCGACCCCGAAACCACCCCGGTTCTGAAGGACTTCTACACCTGGGAGCACTACAAGTGGGAGTACTACTACGACGAGGACGGCAGTCGCCCCCGCGACGGGTCGGGCGAAATCGAGTCGTTCGACGAGGAGGAGGCACTCGGGTTCGATCCGGACGACATCCGTCGGAAGCTCCACCAGGGCGGGCAGGCCGCAATGGAACTCGACGACGTCATCGAGGAGCGGACGGTCAACGTCAGCGAGGACCTCGACGAAGACAAGTTCTTCTCGACGGAGATCGGCGACACGACGGTCGTCAACCGGTACGACCTCGAGAAGGCGGTTCCGTTCGCCAAGAAGCGCCACTACCGCGAGGTCGAGCGCTACTGGGTGAACAAACCCTACGCGTTCGTCATCATCTTCCACTCCGAGAAGGAAAACGAGAAGAAGTACTACGCCGTCGAGCCCCACCTGAATCCGATCGAAGAGGAGCTACGGGACTTCCTCGGCGGGAAGTTGCGGACGGCGATCAAGTACTCCGACGACGGGATCAAACACACCGCCGACCTGGACGGCCGCCGCGAGGTCATCGAGGAGGAAACCCGTCGGCTGCTGAAACGCTACGACCTGTTCGAGAAGTCGAGCGGGAAGACCACGAAGGGGATCATCGAATCCCTGCGAACGCTGCTCGAGGACGAGGACGAGACGCCGACGACGGCCGACCTCTACCTCGAGGGCACGGCGGCAAGGCCGGAGCCGGCGATTCTCGAGGACGACCCGGACACGCTGACCGAGTACCAGGTCGAGAAACTGCTCTACCTCCTGAAGCGAAACTTCCTCGGCTACGAGCGGATCGACCCGATCAAACACGACATCAACGTCGAGGACATCTCCTGTGACGGCTACAACTCGCCGGTGTTCGTCTACCACTCGGGGTACGAACAGGTCATCTCGAACATCTACCACGGCGAGAGCGAACTCGACGACTTCGTCGTCAAACTCGCCCAGCGCTCGGGCAAGGGGATCAGCAAGCGACTGCCCCAAGTCGACACCACCCTCCCCGACGGCTCGCGCGCCCAGTTGACCCTCGGCAAGGAGGTCTCCGACCACGGGACTAACTACACGATCCGGCAGTTCAAGGACGTCCCGTTCACCCCGGTCGACCTCATCAACTGGAACACGTTCAGTCTCGACGAGATGGCCTACCTATGGCTAGCCATCGAGAACCACAAGAGCCTGATCTTCGCCGGTGGGACGGCATCCGGGAAGACGACCAGCCTGAACGCGGTCTCGCTGTTCATCCCGAGCAATACGAAGATCGTCTCCATCGAGGACACCCGCGAGGTCGAACTCCCACAGCGAAACTGGATCGCCTCCGTCACCCGCCCGTCGTTCGCCGACGACGACCAGGGCGACGTCGACGAGTTCGACCTGCTGCGCGCCGCACTGCGCCAGCGCCCCGATTACCTCGTGATGGGCGAGATCCGGGGCGAGGAGGGGCGAACCCTGTTCCAGGTCATGTCCACGGGGCACACGACGTACACGACGTTCCACGCCGACTCCGTCGACGAGGTGCTCAAGCGGTTCACGACGGACCCGATCAACGTCTCGAAGACGATGTTCACGGCGCTGGACCTGGTCTCGATTCAGACCCAGACCCGGGTGCAGGGCCAGAAGGTACGTCGGAACAAATCGCTCACCGAGATCAACCACTACGAGGCCGAACACGACGAGATCAACGTTCAAGACGTCTACCAGTGGCAGGCCGAGACCGACGAGTACCTCAAGATGGGGGACTCGAACACCTTAGAGGAGATCAAGTTCGACCGCGGCTGGAACGACGAGAAGCTCCGGACAGAGCTGTTCAAGCGGCAAGTCATCCTCGCGTACCTGATCAAGAACGGCCTCAACACGTACTCGGAAGTGGCGGCGACCGTCCAGGCGTTCATCAACGACCAAGAGACCATCCTGACGCTGATCGCCAACAGCCAGCTCGAGAACAGCCTCGAGGATCTCCAGGAGATGGAGAGCGTCCTGATCGACGTCGACCCCGAGAAGGAGGAACTGGTGCCCCGGCCGGACTCGACTACCGAGACGTACAACCTCTCGACGGACATCCTCGAGCGGGCCGAGGAGTCGCTCTTCGAGGAGTACCGGGGACAGGTCCCGAGCGGCCTCGCGAGCGCGCTCGGCGACGTCGAACAGGCGGACCCGATCGAGGTCGACCGGGCCGACGTCGACGACTTCGACTTCGGCGGCGAGGTCGACGAGGACGTCTCGGACGACGAGTGGGACCTCGGCGACGGCTCGACCGAGTTCGCCTTCGACTCGGGCGATGGCCCCGCGTGGCTGAACGACGACGGGGACTTCGCCACTGCCGACGCGAGCGACGGAACGGCGGCGGAAGCGTCGTCGACACCCGCCGATTCGACGAGCGAGGCGCCGACGGCTTCGGCGTCCGCGCCGGAACTCGAGGCCGGGCCGGCGGAGACATCGACGGCTGTGCCGGACGAATCGACGTCCAGCCGATCTACCGACGAGGTTCAGCCGGCGACCGGGTCCGACGAGACGGCGAGCGAGGCGAGTCAGCCGGCACCCGACTCCGGTCCCGAGGACGGCGAGGAAGTGACGGCTCAGCAGGCAGACTCAGGGACGGCCGCGGCTGCCGATCACGATACGTCAGGAAAACCGAGCTCCGCGGCCGGGACGTCCGCCGAAGCCGATGCGTCAGCTGCGACCGATACGTCCACTACGACTGACACATCCGCCACGGCTGAGACGTCAACCACGGCCGATTCGTCAGCTACAGCCGATACGTCCGTCACGAGCAGCACTTCGACGGCGACTCCCCCGGAGACGGCCGACGAGGGAGACGGCACCCTCGAGGGACTGTTCTCCGACATGGGGTCGACGCTCGAACGCCTCGAGGAGGGGCCGAGCACGGAGACACGGACGGAAACGCACTCCAAGCCGGGTCCCGACACGTCGGGATTCGACGCGATGTTCCCGGACCGGGATCTGGACTCGATATTCGGGTCCGGCCCGGTGGCCGACGACGTCGACAGCTCGAGCAACGACGCTGGTTCCGATGCTGACGGCTCGAGCGACGACACTCCGGCGGAAGCCCCCCAGGGGTCGATCTTCGACGAGGACGACGGGTCGATCTTCGACGACGAGAATCAGACCACCGGCGCTGGCGCGGGTGACGGCCCCGCCGACTCGAGTACCGGAACGGATACCGTCGACTCGAACGATGGGAACGGCTCGATCTTCGGTGACGACGGTGGCGATTCGATATTCTCGGACGATGACGACGACGCCAGCGACGGGATCGACGGAAGCGTGTCGGGCTCGATATTCTCCGAGGACGGAGACGACGAGGCGGCTGACGACGACGCGGAGGCAGACGACGCATGA
- a CDS encoding type II secretion system F family protein has product MSLQSSDGPGGIASSSDLLGEMFYPLYDWLFSEDSQFVSDLETKLAQARMTDTVEMYLSRSLGIGFIAGLVLWLMGLMLGYGLFATGVIQVDTIIGFPVSSETVLSIIETLRIPALIVTTGLFFGSLGFAFGFGTLVAIPYSRASTRKREINMLLTDAVSYMYALSVGGLNQLEILEAMAEADDTYGEVSKEFQSIVQETEYFDVDYRTAIRKQAIETPSDDLSQFLTDMLSIVNSGGDMESFLEDKKEKHMRTAKQEQELTLETLELFGEMYMTLSLFPLLLIIILVIMQMVPDAAVNPNLLFMSVYGLIPLTGVAFIVLVSTVKHDEPGDGYLGTSSGDSRIKHEQDRGLLNLGLVEQYTGAHRVFDRIKNREGTHETVKVLQAPHLFFRDNPLFTLALTVPAALVVVTTAMVNGSAPTSWEGMKARPVWGTFIYLYAPLYITMVPLSVFREWNVISRNAVVKTLSEDLRKLASANDTGLTLLESLKSVSETTSGRLARELELMHTKVNYGMSLSEALVEFNNKYHIPRLARTVKLITKSQEASNQISAVLRTAARSSENHDDIERERKSRTRMQVVIIIMTFMTLLAVIAILQTQFIGTMAGLETGGSDVDAGANSQLADANFSENVDIDQLSLLFFHAVTLQAVLSGFISGYIRDADLLSGLKYVIILSTIALVAWALVA; this is encoded by the coding sequence ATGAGCCTCCAGTCGAGCGACGGACCGGGCGGCATCGCGAGCAGTTCCGACCTTCTCGGCGAGATGTTCTACCCGCTCTACGACTGGCTGTTCAGTGAGGACAGCCAGTTCGTCTCCGACCTCGAGACGAAACTCGCCCAGGCCCGGATGACCGACACCGTCGAGATGTACCTCTCGCGGTCGCTCGGCATCGGGTTCATCGCCGGCCTCGTGCTCTGGCTCATGGGGCTGATGCTGGGGTACGGCCTGTTCGCGACCGGAGTGATCCAGGTCGATACGATCATCGGATTCCCCGTCAGCAGCGAGACGGTCCTCTCGATCATCGAAACGCTGCGGATTCCGGCACTGATCGTCACGACGGGCCTGTTCTTCGGGAGCCTCGGGTTCGCCTTCGGCTTCGGGACACTCGTCGCGATTCCGTACTCGCGCGCGTCGACGCGCAAGCGCGAGATCAACATGCTCCTGACGGACGCGGTCTCCTACATGTACGCCCTCTCGGTCGGCGGACTGAACCAGCTCGAGATCCTCGAGGCGATGGCCGAGGCCGACGACACCTACGGCGAGGTCTCGAAAGAGTTCCAGAGCATCGTCCAGGAAACCGAGTACTTCGACGTCGATTACCGGACGGCCATCCGAAAGCAGGCGATCGAGACCCCGAGCGACGACCTCTCGCAGTTCCTCACCGACATGCTCTCGATCGTCAACAGCGGCGGCGACATGGAGAGCTTCCTCGAGGACAAGAAAGAAAAGCACATGCGAACTGCCAAACAGGAGCAGGAACTCACCCTCGAGACGCTCGAGCTGTTCGGCGAGATGTACATGACGCTCTCGTTGTTTCCGCTCCTGTTGATCATCATCCTGGTGATCATGCAGATGGTGCCGGACGCGGCCGTCAATCCCAACCTGCTGTTCATGTCTGTGTACGGACTGATTCCGCTCACGGGCGTGGCCTTCATCGTCCTCGTTTCGACGGTCAAACACGACGAGCCCGGCGACGGCTACCTCGGAACATCGAGTGGAGACAGCCGGATTAAGCACGAGCAGGACCGCGGCCTCCTCAACCTGGGCCTCGTCGAACAGTACACCGGCGCCCACCGCGTCTTCGACCGGATCAAGAACCGTGAGGGTACCCACGAGACCGTCAAGGTTCTGCAGGCACCGCACCTCTTCTTCCGGGACAACCCACTGTTCACGCTCGCACTGACCGTGCCGGCCGCCCTCGTCGTCGTGACGACGGCGATGGTCAACGGGAGCGCACCGACCTCGTGGGAAGGGATGAAAGCACGGCCCGTCTGGGGTACGTTCATCTACCTCTACGCGCCGCTTTACATCACGATGGTCCCGCTCTCGGTCTTCCGGGAGTGGAACGTCATCTCGCGAAACGCCGTCGTCAAGACGCTCTCGGAAGACTTACGCAAACTCGCGAGCGCGAACGACACCGGCCTCACGCTCCTCGAGTCGCTCAAGTCCGTCTCCGAAACGACCTCGGGGCGGCTGGCTCGCGAACTCGAATTGATGCACACCAAGGTCAACTACGGGATGAGCCTCTCGGAGGCGCTCGTCGAGTTCAACAACAAGTACCACATTCCGCGGCTGGCCCGGACGGTCAAGCTTATCACGAAGTCCCAGGAGGCGTCGAACCAGATTTCGGCGGTGTTGCGAACGGCCGCCCGCTCGAGCGAGAATCACGACGACATCGAACGGGAGCGAAAGTCCCGGACGCGGATGCAGGTCGTCATCATCATCATGACGTTCATGACGCTACTCGCGGTGATCGCCATCCTCCAGACCCAGTTCATCGGGACGATGGCGGGCCTCGAGACGGGCGGCAGCGACGTCGACGCCGGGGCGAACAGCCAGCTCGCGGACGCCAACTTCAGCGAGAACGTCGACATCGATCAGCTGTCGCTGCTGTTCTTCCACGCGGTAACCTTACAAGCCGTCCTCTCGGGGTTCATCAGCGGCTACATCCGCGACGCCGACCTGCTGAGCGGGTTGAAGTACGTGATCATCCTCTCGACGATCGCCCTGGTCGCCTGGGCGCTGGTGGCCTGA
- a CDS encoding DUF7287 family protein, with translation MTRRRPRTVSVSIPRDSRGQTTQDFAVGIGVFLLAVAFVFSFVPSLITPFSASTAPESAQADRIAGEIVTEYSSGEPNDLDLAALEDADSDDLEKLGLRNTGSVRIDRINVTIVNATRDSQFGVGDEYRGQSAGSATRIVSVTNPPAGYDEDDINCDPACRLVVRVW, from the coding sequence ATGACGCGCCGACGCCCCCGCACCGTCTCGGTCTCGATTCCACGCGACTCGAGAGGCCAGACCACCCAGGACTTCGCGGTCGGCATCGGGGTGTTCCTGCTCGCGGTCGCGTTCGTGTTCTCGTTCGTCCCGTCGCTGATTACGCCGTTTTCGGCGTCGACGGCGCCGGAGTCGGCCCAGGCCGACCGGATCGCCGGCGAGATTGTCACAGAGTACTCGAGCGGAGAACCGAACGACCTCGATCTGGCGGCGCTCGAGGACGCCGATTCCGACGACCTCGAGAAACTGGGGCTCCGAAACACCGGATCGGTTCGGATCGACCGGATCAACGTGACAATCGTGAACGCCACTCGAGATTCCCAGTTTGGGGTCGGGGACGAGTACCGGGGCCAGTCGGCGGGTAGTGCGACACGAATCGTGTCGGTGACCAATCCTCCAGCAGGATATGACGAAGACGACATCAACTGTGACCCCGCCTGTCGACTCGTCGTGAGGGTGTGGTAA
- a CDS encoding DUF7288 family protein — translation MIRNTPNSRTTDRGQAYTLEGFIAAFILLIAVLFAVQSVVITPSSGGAVDRTAQAQQQQQVQDALIVAQQENDLSRMLRNVELDGDDFEEFHNQSSGVQGVYSTATFANESTLGAILNQHLDAGQSYNVEVHYQERGDEAEDQNQNPIMLVNQGPPSSTAVTASYTVVLHANQPITSDEDGTLGDIGEADGYISDLEKDSGLYNVVEVRVIVW, via the coding sequence ATGATACGGAATACACCAAACTCGAGGACGACCGATCGCGGCCAGGCGTACACGCTCGAGGGGTTCATCGCGGCGTTCATCTTGCTGATCGCGGTGCTGTTCGCAGTGCAGTCGGTGGTCATCACCCCGTCTTCGGGCGGAGCGGTCGACCGAACGGCCCAGGCACAGCAACAGCAGCAAGTCCAGGACGCGCTGATCGTCGCCCAGCAGGAGAACGACCTCTCGAGGATGCTCCGGAACGTCGAACTCGACGGGGACGACTTCGAAGAGTTCCACAACCAGTCGAGTGGCGTCCAGGGCGTCTATTCGACGGCAACGTTCGCCAACGAGTCGACCCTGGGAGCGATCCTGAATCAGCACCTCGACGCCGGCCAGAGTTACAACGTCGAGGTACACTACCAAGAGCGCGGGGACGAAGCCGAAGATCAGAATCAGAACCCTATCATGCTCGTCAACCAGGGCCCGCCCTCGAGCACGGCCGTGACGGCGAGTTACACGGTCGTCTTGCACGCGAATCAGCCGATCACGTCCGACGAAGATGGGACACTCGGTGACATCGGTGAGGCTGACGGCTATATATCGGACCTCGAGAAAGACAGCGGCCTCTACAACGTTGTCGAAGTCCGGGTGATCGTATGGTAA
- a CDS encoding DUF7261 family protein, protein MAPETSDLDRGQLVLISAVTIAFILLGVVVVFNGVLYTQTLSSSASGQTVSDAERTAVEVIQGVQTIAEQRDEVAVDPDEDDSGPFIDGIDTFLVQYQNQATTNRPVVVSSDPSPVSGTYAIANLSAGRTVSDADIYGVALTLERGDLDDDVTVKLSESTEVTISENDGTLEIEQGDDRCAIEFDEEPATIDFVTGTVHGAERTTCSASKLPPTMDGELVVTSENTEGVQLEVLIDDESSLEGSEHEESAVVAIEVGLEYATNDLTHSRTLEVSMPLGVSDS, encoded by the coding sequence ATGGCGCCCGAGACGAGCGACCTAGACCGCGGCCAGCTCGTCCTCATCTCCGCGGTCACCATCGCGTTCATCCTCCTCGGCGTCGTCGTCGTGTTCAACGGCGTCCTCTACACGCAGACGCTCTCCTCGAGTGCGTCGGGTCAGACCGTGTCGGACGCCGAGCGGACGGCGGTAGAGGTGATCCAGGGTGTACAGACGATCGCCGAGCAGCGAGACGAGGTGGCCGTCGATCCGGACGAAGACGACAGCGGCCCGTTCATCGACGGCATCGATACATTCCTGGTCCAGTATCAAAACCAGGCGACGACGAATCGGCCGGTGGTCGTCTCGAGCGATCCGTCGCCAGTGAGTGGAACGTACGCGATCGCGAATCTTTCTGCCGGGCGAACCGTGTCGGACGCCGACATCTACGGGGTGGCGCTCACGCTCGAGAGAGGCGACCTCGACGACGACGTCACCGTCAAACTGTCCGAAAGCACAGAGGTCACGATATCGGAGAACGACGGCACCCTCGAGATCGAGCAGGGAGACGACCGCTGTGCGATCGAATTCGACGAAGAGCCGGCGACGATCGACTTCGTCACGGGAACGGTCCACGGCGCAGAACGGACGACGTGTTCGGCGAGCAAACTCCCGCCGACCATGGACGGCGAACTCGTCGTCACGTCCGAGAATACGGAAGGCGTTCAGCTTGAAGTGCTTATAGACGACGAGAGTTCGCTGGAGGGGTCGGAGCACGAAGAAAGCGCCGTCGTCGCTATCGAGGTCGGCCTCGAGTACGCCACGAACGACCTCACGCATTCTCGAACGCTCGAGGTGTCGATGCCACTGGGGGTGTCCGACTCGTGA
- a CDS encoding DUF7266 family protein: MIGPESNDRGVSIAITHVLTLGITTVLVAGLLISAGTLLESQTDRSAQQSLETIGERLAGEISKVDRLATEDGTTELTVDHPSMVASNRYTITLLDNETCAEEPLLTDATNCMRLSAQSADVDVYVPVTAPVDDGSSISGGTIRIVHDGDKVTLERDR, encoded by the coding sequence GTGATTGGACCCGAGTCGAACGACCGCGGCGTCTCCATCGCCATCACCCACGTCCTCACCCTCGGCATCACCACCGTGCTGGTCGCCGGACTCCTCATCTCCGCCGGGACGCTTCTCGAGTCCCAGACCGACCGCAGCGCCCAGCAATCGCTCGAGACGATTGGCGAACGACTCGCGGGCGAAATCTCGAAGGTCGACCGGCTGGCAACGGAGGACGGGACGACCGAGTTGACCGTCGACCACCCGTCGATGGTCGCCTCGAATCGCTACACGATCACGTTACTGGATAACGAAACGTGTGCGGAGGAACCGTTACTCACAGACGCGACGAACTGCATGCGACTGAGCGCACAGAGCGCGGACGTAGACGTCTACGTGCCAGTGACCGCCCCCGTCGACGATGGGAGTTCGATATCGGGTGGCACCATCCGGATTGTCCACGACGGCGACAAAGTCACACTCGAGCGTGATCGCTGA
- a CDS encoding DUF7289 family protein — protein sequence MFDRTITHDCEDRAVSEVLAFILVFTIIIGSVTMVSVFGMQSLTSYQEGEQLRNAERAMDALSDNFNDVVRYDGVTARAGELNLRGGSVSTAHKGTELTVFVNDSTNVINRTDVTTGGLVYEAGSGTDTIAYEGSAIFRGDHTGNVALEEPMLRCRDDTAVISLLVIDAEPRTLQSSEINQLRLTENTSKTTRRTYTGVDEVTVDVGNSEYKMAWERTLEERGFDGECTFSGGDGRVTIHVVYADLEY from the coding sequence ATGTTCGATCGTACCATAACTCACGATTGCGAGGACCGCGCCGTCTCCGAGGTCCTGGCGTTCATCCTCGTGTTCACCATCATCATCGGCTCGGTGACGATGGTGTCGGTCTTCGGGATGCAATCGCTGACGAGCTACCAAGAGGGCGAGCAGTTGCGCAACGCCGAACGGGCGATGGACGCCCTGAGCGACAACTTCAACGACGTGGTCCGATACGACGGCGTGACGGCTCGAGCGGGCGAACTCAACCTTCGCGGTGGATCGGTGTCGACGGCGCACAAGGGGACGGAGTTGACGGTTTTCGTCAACGACAGTACCAACGTCATTAATCGGACAGACGTGACGACCGGTGGCCTCGTCTACGAAGCCGGCAGCGGCACCGACACCATCGCCTACGAGGGCAGCGCCATCTTCCGCGGCGACCACACCGGGAACGTCGCCCTCGAGGAACCCATGCTCCGCTGTCGGGACGACACCGCCGTCATCTCCCTGCTCGTCATCGACGCCGAACCACGGACCCTCCAGAGCAGCGAGATCAACCAACTTCGGCTCACAGAGAACACGTCGAAGACGACCCGACGGACCTACACCGGAGTCGACGAGGTGACGGTCGACGTCGGCAACTCCGAATATAAGATGGCTTGGGAACGAACGCTTGAGGAGCGTGGGTTCGACGGAGAATGCACGTTCAGCGGCGGTGACGGCCGCGTCACGATTCACGTCGTCTACGCGGACCTCGAGTACTGA
- a CDS encoding MSCRAMM family adhesin SdrC, whose product MPPHSLETFVTRTRLLCEAAPPETLTETTPIVDMLLSALGWDTIQDCRRNVSVAGTTLEYVCSIEATPALFVAVDSASAFPSSDRLSALGTCLAETGVDRAIYTNGREAVLLAGTNSIDTHRCDLRRRETLEPLLEHYQRRALERRLGRHSRAPVARRLAVERTAVRETLVDDLEAVTGSAYTDELEAAVDRLLEHLVGSFSGTATASASGNADDGVPTFEGEGNSEDESKSAEESTRERVQYRDRFLAASDERGDSQSRSSSHGESTDSTHDRPTDSPSDQPTDSSARVDAGTSSDSDEASSVVDGDDDGEDGDSDASDGGSGDGDASDSEDGEYVARFFADHGSIGAIGHGSSTGALVHAAEFLLERGLSGVRVPWPESEPETPDTDGTLDRPVLVGQDGATRLPRSRQLSNGYHLNTAGSPTDHADRVEALGARAGYRVMLTGDWE is encoded by the coding sequence ATGCCTCCCCATTCTCTCGAGACGTTCGTTACCCGGACACGGCTCCTGTGTGAAGCCGCGCCGCCGGAGACACTGACCGAAACGACGCCGATCGTCGACATGCTGTTGAGCGCCCTCGGCTGGGACACCATCCAGGACTGCCGGCGGAACGTCTCGGTGGCGGGAACCACACTCGAGTACGTCTGTTCGATCGAGGCGACCCCCGCACTGTTCGTGGCCGTCGACTCGGCGAGCGCGTTTCCCTCGAGCGATCGCCTCTCAGCGCTCGGGACGTGCCTCGCCGAAACCGGGGTCGATCGAGCGATCTACACTAACGGCCGCGAGGCGGTGTTGCTCGCCGGAACGAACTCGATCGACACCCACCGCTGCGACCTTCGCCGCCGGGAGACGCTCGAGCCGCTGCTCGAGCACTACCAGCGACGGGCGCTCGAGCGGCGTCTTGGGCGCCACTCCAGAGCGCCCGTCGCTCGTCGGCTGGCCGTCGAGCGCACGGCGGTGCGAGAGACGCTCGTCGACGACCTCGAGGCGGTCACCGGGTCGGCCTACACCGACGAACTCGAGGCGGCCGTCGATCGACTGCTCGAACACCTGGTCGGTTCGTTCTCGGGGACCGCCACTGCGTCCGCGTCAGGGAACGCCGACGACGGGGTGCCGACGTTCGAAGGCGAGGGCAATAGCGAGGACGAGAGCAAGTCCGCCGAGGAGTCGACTCGAGAACGCGTTCAGTACCGCGACCGGTTCCTGGCCGCTTCCGACGAGCGAGGTGACTCGCAGTCGCGCTCTTCGTCGCACGGTGAGTCGACGGATTCGACCCACGATCGGCCGACCGATTCACCCTCCGATCAGCCGACCGACTCATCGGCTCGAGTCGACGCTGGCACCTCGAGTGACTCCGACGAGGCCTCCAGCGTCGTCGATGGTGACGATGATGGTGAAGACGGCGATAGTGACGCCAGCGACGGTGGCAGCGGGGACGGCGACGCCAGCGACAGTGAGGACGGCGAGTACGTCGCGCGATTCTTCGCCGACCACGGCTCGATCGGCGCTATCGGCCACGGTTCGTCGACGGGAGCGCTCGTCCACGCCGCCGAGTTCCTCCTCGAGCGGGGGCTCTCGGGCGTCCGCGTTCCGTGGCCCGAATCGGAACCAGAGACCCCTGACACCGACGGCACCCTTGACCGCCCGGTTCTCGTCGGCCAGGACGGTGCAACACGTCTCCCGCGGAGTCGGCAACTCTCGAACGGCTACCACCTCAATACCGCGGGTTCCCCGACCGACCACGCCGACCGAGTCGAAGCACTCGGCGCTCGAGCGGGGTATCGGGTGATGTTGACCGGCGACTGGGAGTGA